One genomic segment of Anas platyrhynchos isolate ZD024472 breed Pekin duck chromosome 32, IASCAAS_PekinDuck_T2T, whole genome shotgun sequence includes these proteins:
- the LOC140000442 gene encoding olfactory receptor 14A16-like codes for MSNSSFPTEFLLLPFADTRELQLLYFGLFLGIYLAALLGNGLILTAIACDHHLHTPMYFFLFNLSLIDLGTITTTVCKPLHYGTIMANRTCANMIAAVWGSTFLYAVLHTANTFSLPLCQGNLLDQFFCELPQILKLSCSDAYLREAGLLVVSVVLAFGCFVFLVLSYVPIFRAVLRIPSQQGQHKAFSTCLPHLAVVSLFISTGIFAYLKPPSISSPFLNLLLAVLYSMVPPALNPLIYSMQNKELKCAVRRQIWGMFSSTYKDPFTLQ; via the exons atgtccaacagcagcttccccacagaattcctcctcctgcctttcgcagacacacgcgagctgcagctcctgtacTTCggactcttcctgggcatctacctggctgccctcctgggcaacggcctcatcctcacagccatagcctgcgaccaccacctccacacccccatgtacttcttcctcttcaacctCTCTCTCATTGACTtgggcactattaccaccactgtt tgcaaacccctgcactatggtACAATAATGGCCAACAGAACTTGTGCCAACATGATAGCAGCTGTCTGGGGcagtacttttctctatgctgtgctgcatacagccaatacattttcactgcccctctgccaggGAAATctcctggaccagttcttctgtgaacttccccagatcctcaagctctcctgctcagatgcgtACCTAAGAGAAGCTGGGCTTCTTGTGGTTAGTGTTGTTTTAGcatttgggtgttttgttttccttgtgctgtcctatgtgccaatcttcagggctgtgctgaggatcccctcacagcagggccagcacaaagctttttccacatgccttcctcacctggctgtggtctccctgttcatcagcactggcatatttgcctacctgaagcccccctccatctcttctccattcctcaatcttttgctggcagttttgTACTCCATGGTGCCCCCAGctctgaaccccctcatctacagcatgcaAAACAAGGAGCTCAAGTGTGCAGTTAGGAGACAGATTTGGGGAATGTTTTCCAGTACTTATAAAGATCCCTTCACTCTTCAGTAA